GCAGCTTTATTCGGAAAAAGATAAAATGTTTCTTGCTGACAGATTTGTTGTCGGGACATGTCCTATCTGCGGATATGAAGATGCGAATGGTGACCAGTGCGAAAACTGCGGCTCGGATTTATCTCCTCTTGAATTAAAAAATCCCCGTTCGAAAGTATCAGGTGATATTCCTGTTATAAAAGAAACAACAAATTTTGTTTTTCCTTTTGCTGATTTTCAACCTAAGCTTGAAGAATGGATTAACTCCAAAAAGGACTGGAAGCCGAATGTAATAAATTATTGCAAAGGCTGGTTCAAAACAGGATTGCAGGATAGAGATTATACACGTGATTTAAAGTGGGGTGTTCCTGTTCCGCTTCCTGACCATGAAGGAAAAGTTATTTACGTTTGGTTCGAGGCTCCCATAGGATACATATCATTTACAAAAGAATTATTTGAGCAGCGAGGTGAGCCTGATAAATGGAAGGAATACTGGCAGGATGAAAATACAAAGCTTATACATTTTATAGGAAAAGATAATATTATTTTTCACGCATTGATATTCCCTGCAATGATAATGGCGCATGGTGATTATATTTTACCCGACAACGTTCCTGCCAATGAGTTTTTAAATATGAACGGCGGAAAGTTTTCTAAAAGCAAAGGAGTGGGTTCTTTAGTTAAAGATATACTGGCTGAGTACAATTCTGATTTAATCAGATATTGCCTTGCATCTACTTTTCCTGAGAATAAGGATTCGGAATTCAGCTTTGATGATGTCATAACAAAAAACAATAATGAACTTGCAGCTATACTGGGTAATTATATTAACAGGACGGTGGTTTTTGCAAAATCTAAGTTTGATAATAAAATCCCCGTAAGACAGAGTGCAAGTGCTGACGGTATAGAAATTTTTGATCACATAAAAGCTCTTGCAAAAACAGCAGCGGAGTTATTCGATGCTTATAAGTTAAAAGATGGATTAACAGAAGTAATGAATATTGTAAGAGCTGCAAATAAATATTTTAATGATTCAGAGCCATGGAAAATTTTAAAAACAGATAAAGATAAATGTGCTGAGATAATAAATAATTGTCTGCAAATTTGTCATTCAATCGCAATCGCTATATCACCGGTACTTCCAAATACATCTGAAGAGATTTTGAAAGTATTGAATAAAGATAAATCTGATTTCTCATGGGATAAAATCGGAGAGATAGTATTACAAAATGATACTGAACTCGGTGAAAATAAAATACTCTTCCCTATTCTTGAGAAAAAAGAACCTGCTCCCGAAATAAAAGAAGAAGATAATTTAATTTCTATTGATGATTTTAAAAAAGTAACTTTGAAAGTGGGTGAAGTTATTGAAGCAGAGAAAGTACCAAACAGTAAAAAATTACTTAAACTCAAACTAAAGGTCGGAGATAAAGAGAAACAAATCGTTTCGGGAATTTCAGAATATTACACTGCAGAATCTTTAATCGGGAAATTAATTATAGTAGTTGATAATTTAAAGCCGTCAAAGTTAATGGGAATCGAATCGGAAGGAATGTTACTTGCTGCAAAGACTGGAAAAGAATTAAAAATTGTAACTGTTGACGGAAACATTAACAACGGAGCAGAAGTAAGTTAATGATTTATAAGTTTGGTAATGTAGTATATGATCTGAATTCAAGAACTCACATTATGGGAGTTCTGAATATTACCCCCGATTCTTTTTCAGACGGGGGAAAATATTTTGAAAACAAAGTTAAGATTGATAAAGTTATAGAAGATGCTGTTCAGATGGAAATGGATGGAGCTGATTTTATAGATGTAGGGGGTGAGTCAACGCGGCCGGGTTCAGAAGCTATTACAATTGATGAGGAGCTTAATAGAGTAATTCCGGTAATAAGCCGTTTAAAAAAGAAAGTAAATGTTCCTATCTCGATAGATACTTATAAGCATCTAGTTGCAGAAGAAGCTTTAAAAGCAGGGGCGGAAATTGTTAACGATATAAGCGGATTTAATTTTGATGAGAAGCTTCCTGAAGTTACTGCAAAGTATAATGCTTCATGTATTTTGATGCACATAAAAGGAACGCCGAGAGATATGCAAAAAAATCCTACATATACGAATGTAGTCGAAGAAGTTTTAGAGTATCTGAAAAATGCAGTTAACAAAGCAGAGGAAGCAGGGATAAAACAGATTATGACGGATGTCGGTATCGGATTCGGTAAAAACTTGCAGCACAATCTAACTTTAATAAGAAATATTTCAAGGTTTAAAACTCTTGGATACCCAATACTGCTTGGAGTATCAAGAAAAAGTTTTATGGATAAAATATATCCTACACCTATGGAAGAAAGACTTGAAGGAACTATAGCGGCAAATTCCATTGGTATTGCAAACGGCGCGAACATTATAAGAGTGCATGATGTTTTAGAAAATAAGAGAGCAAGCAGAATTGCTGACAAATTAAAATGAGCAACATAAAACAAATAGAACTTGATATAGTAGGAATGAATTGCTCGGGCTGCGCAAACAGCATTAACTCCTATTTATCAAAAATGGACGGCGTTAAAAAAATTGATGTCAGCTTTTCTTCTGAGACCGCTAAGATCGATTATGAAGAAAGTCTCA
The genomic region above belongs to Bacteroidota bacterium and contains:
- the metG gene encoding methionine--tRNA ligase is translated as MSKTKQKYLVTAALPYANGYLHLGHVAGAYLPSDIYVRYKRLQGEDVIFICGSDEHGTPIEISAIREKVTPKEIIDKFHSSNKESFEKLGIKFDIYSRTSNEKHIKTSQEFFLNLYNKGILKEKKSKQLYSEKDKMFLADRFVVGTCPICGYEDANGDQCENCGSDLSPLELKNPRSKVSGDIPVIKETTNFVFPFADFQPKLEEWINSKKDWKPNVINYCKGWFKTGLQDRDYTRDLKWGVPVPLPDHEGKVIYVWFEAPIGYISFTKELFEQRGEPDKWKEYWQDENTKLIHFIGKDNIIFHALIFPAMIMAHGDYILPDNVPANEFLNMNGGKFSKSKGVGSLVKDILAEYNSDLIRYCLASTFPENKDSEFSFDDVITKNNNELAAILGNYINRTVVFAKSKFDNKIPVRQSASADGIEIFDHIKALAKTAAELFDAYKLKDGLTEVMNIVRAANKYFNDSEPWKILKTDKDKCAEIINNCLQICHSIAIAISPVLPNTSEEILKVLNKDKSDFSWDKIGEIVLQNDTELGENKILFPILEKKEPAPEIKEEDNLISIDDFKKVTLKVGEVIEAEKVPNSKKLLKLKLKVGDKEKQIVSGISEYYTAESLIGKLIIVVDNLKPSKLMGIESEGMLLAAKTGKELKIVTVDGNINNGAEVS
- the folP gene encoding dihydropteroate synthase, whose translation is MIYKFGNVVYDLNSRTHIMGVLNITPDSFSDGGKYFENKVKIDKVIEDAVQMEMDGADFIDVGGESTRPGSEAITIDEELNRVIPVISRLKKKVNVPISIDTYKHLVAEEALKAGAEIVNDISGFNFDEKLPEVTAKYNASCILMHIKGTPRDMQKNPTYTNVVEEVLEYLKNAVNKAEEAGIKQIMTDVGIGFGKNLQHNLTLIRNISRFKTLGYPILLGVSRKSFMDKIYPTPMEERLEGTIAANSIGIANGANIIRVHDVLENKRASRIADKLK